From Myxococcaceae bacterium JPH2, the proteins below share one genomic window:
- a CDS encoding immunity 49 family protein, whose amino-acid sequence MDLTRENALAAVEELEEGLRQPLTLLQREELLTRLSSYRRIAAISALLAEGDVPAFRHELRLSATVRRELLLSSPGSAAPSRFRCASRLDPLFDTLAAGEMGLARDIAKHSPHRWVADEEFEDDFRYADFLREHLLAGAKSSSPGEERALAAFQKCSGDSGSPRLTVCESLSNRDQEAFDAVLEDLLFEREAEFQNAGPPLHPQRFHTERHIFIEGLALLRLAVERGLSTQPDYRMMPGLVRR is encoded by the coding sequence ATGGATCTCACTCGCGAGAACGCGCTCGCCGCGGTCGAGGAACTCGAGGAAGGCCTTCGCCAACCTCTCACGCTTCTTCAACGTGAGGAGTTGCTGACTCGGCTTTCCTCCTATCGCCGCATTGCCGCCATCAGCGCGTTGCTGGCAGAGGGAGACGTCCCGGCCTTCCGCCACGAGCTGCGCCTGTCCGCGACGGTGCGACGGGAGTTGCTGCTCTCCAGTCCGGGGTCGGCGGCGCCGAGCCGGTTCCGCTGTGCCAGCAGGTTGGATCCCTTGTTCGACACGCTCGCCGCCGGGGAAATGGGCCTCGCCCGCGACATTGCCAAGCATTCCCCGCACCGCTGGGTGGCGGACGAGGAGTTCGAGGACGACTTCCGCTATGCCGACTTCCTTCGCGAGCACCTGCTCGCAGGCGCGAAGTCCTCTTCCCCGGGGGAGGAGCGGGCACTCGCGGCCTTCCAGAAATGCTCCGGCGACAGTGGCTCCCCGCGGCTGACCGTGTGTGAGTCGCTCTCCAACCGGGACCAGGAGGCATTCGATGCCGTCCTGGAGGATCTGCTCTTCGAGCGCGAAGCGGAGTTCCAGAATGCAGGCCCACCCCTCCATCCTCAGCGCTTCCACACCGAGCGCCACATCTTCATCGAGGGCCTGGCCTTGCTGCGGCTGGCCGTGGAGCGTGGCCTGAGTACGCAGCCTGATTATCGGATGATGCCGGGCTTGGTCAGGCGTTGA
- a CDS encoding TIGR02270 family protein, giving the protein MARDFLADAAFFWRQREQGLGSPDYSLQDILEGPEQRLLACLDALVLGGPTVNRKLLQPALASEELETVACACSVLLMQGGEEGLDAVLTTLSVDVEPTSQGAARALELTRRVDAVPRLHALLRNATTVVQARVLDILTQWEADPAQDLDDFLAASNAPLACAVLRAARRFPSRLRSSSLDRTLGADVPEVRNTALETAFLLGHLGAWRICVEAVHRLGPGWGGPAALLALGGDLQDVDLLLQALPEPTLRRDALWALGLSGRITAVKPLLEAMRDETVAPLAAEAFCAITGLELTGALAVTREDWAPNAPEKEDPTPLGPEAELPRPEPQRIERWWKEAQSHFPPEGRYLAGKPFAAEPLLDALTVGSMRRHATLALELAVRSQGDWQLSTRSWALRQWKFLQAMRPTVRGGLSTGPFRALPRTFAGSKGLPEVDEQLFPPVLRQSPPPPGALAVTGLGLVSSLGDGVVGSCAAARVGIARPEALAGTSCVDEDSGEELPITGHAIPHLTQGFSGVGRMVRLGVAALADLVHQTGLTAGPRTGIFLNLPSGFLLAAAERHVRETAKREALASGQDEGSSEVERSEEEPSLAEQLRERYSRTLLPRLLAQAALPGGVSREEVFFGDSPGFVTALRAAEHALRSGEVERCIVGGIDSLVEPEWLDALEQLRLLKTPNRPVGLMPGECAAFVLVEKTNAPARRGAAVHAYIDAMTSAAESTHMFSGRPHLGVALTSVLNETLGLLEDRGRQTGLVFADLDGTTQRAQDWGYAQVRMAGSPLRELPTWHPADAWGGVGAATGALAVCMASRSFARGHAPASGILAWLWGWAGERAALHMRAPMTQ; this is encoded by the coding sequence ATGGCGCGAGACTTCCTCGCGGATGCTGCCTTCTTCTGGAGGCAGCGTGAGCAGGGGCTGGGCTCACCCGACTACTCTCTTCAGGACATCCTGGAAGGTCCCGAGCAGAGGCTTCTCGCCTGCCTCGATGCATTGGTGTTGGGTGGGCCAACGGTCAATCGCAAGTTACTGCAGCCCGCCCTGGCGTCTGAGGAACTGGAGACTGTCGCATGCGCATGCTCTGTCCTCCTCATGCAGGGCGGAGAAGAAGGGCTCGACGCCGTGCTCACCACGCTCAGCGTCGACGTGGAGCCGACGAGTCAGGGAGCGGCACGAGCCCTGGAACTCACCCGCCGCGTGGACGCGGTGCCTCGGTTGCACGCACTCCTCAGGAATGCCACGACCGTCGTCCAGGCCCGTGTGCTTGATATCCTCACGCAGTGGGAGGCAGATCCCGCTCAAGACTTGGACGATTTCCTCGCCGCGAGCAATGCACCGCTGGCTTGCGCGGTGCTGCGCGCCGCCCGCCGATTTCCCTCGCGGCTGAGATCTTCGTCACTCGACCGCACCCTCGGAGCGGACGTGCCGGAAGTGCGCAACACGGCGCTCGAGACTGCCTTTCTCCTGGGACACCTCGGCGCATGGAGAATCTGCGTCGAAGCCGTCCACCGCTTGGGGCCGGGGTGGGGTGGGCCTGCGGCGCTTCTTGCGTTGGGCGGAGACCTCCAGGACGTAGACCTCCTCCTCCAGGCGCTGCCGGAACCGACGCTGCGGCGGGACGCGCTCTGGGCCCTCGGACTTAGCGGGCGCATTACCGCCGTGAAGCCACTGCTCGAGGCCATGCGAGACGAGACCGTCGCGCCCTTGGCTGCGGAGGCCTTCTGCGCCATCACGGGCTTGGAGTTGACCGGCGCACTCGCAGTGACACGCGAGGACTGGGCGCCGAATGCTCCCGAGAAGGAGGACCCTACGCCTCTCGGCCCCGAGGCAGAACTCCCTCGCCCCGAGCCCCAGCGGATAGAGCGCTGGTGGAAAGAGGCCCAGAGTCACTTCCCTCCCGAGGGGCGCTACCTCGCCGGGAAGCCCTTCGCGGCCGAGCCACTCCTCGATGCCCTCACCGTTGGCTCCATGCGCAGACATGCGACGCTGGCGCTCGAATTGGCCGTGCGCAGTCAAGGTGATTGGCAACTGTCCACCCGGAGCTGGGCGTTGCGACAATGGAAATTCTTGCAGGCCATGCGGCCTACGGTACGAGGGGGGCTCAGCACTGGCCCCTTCCGCGCGCTGCCCCGTACCTTCGCCGGATCGAAGGGGTTGCCAGAGGTGGACGAGCAACTCTTTCCGCCAGTGCTCCGCCAGTCTCCGCCACCTCCAGGTGCGCTCGCGGTAACAGGACTGGGGCTGGTGTCGTCCTTGGGGGATGGAGTGGTGGGAAGTTGCGCGGCCGCCCGGGTGGGGATTGCCCGCCCGGAGGCGCTGGCGGGCACTTCCTGCGTTGACGAGGACTCGGGCGAGGAGTTGCCAATCACGGGACATGCCATACCGCACCTCACGCAGGGCTTCAGCGGCGTGGGCAGGATGGTGCGGCTTGGGGTGGCGGCTTTGGCGGACCTCGTCCATCAGACCGGATTGACCGCGGGACCGCGCACCGGCATCTTCCTCAACCTGCCAAGCGGATTCCTCCTCGCTGCCGCGGAGCGGCATGTGCGCGAGACCGCAAAGCGAGAGGCGCTCGCGTCCGGACAAGACGAGGGCTCCAGCGAGGTGGAGCGCTCCGAAGAGGAGCCCTCGCTCGCGGAGCAACTGCGCGAGCGGTACTCACGAACGCTGCTTCCAAGGCTGCTCGCTCAGGCCGCCTTGCCGGGTGGTGTCTCAAGGGAAGAGGTCTTCTTCGGTGACTCGCCTGGCTTCGTCACCGCATTGCGCGCGGCGGAGCACGCACTTAGGTCGGGCGAGGTGGAGCGGTGTATCGTGGGCGGTATCGACAGCCTCGTTGAGCCCGAGTGGTTGGACGCACTGGAGCAACTACGGCTGCTGAAGACGCCCAATCGGCCAGTGGGACTGATGCCCGGAGAATGCGCGGCCTTCGTGCTGGTAGAGAAGACGAACGCGCCAGCCCGCCGAGGCGCAGCAGTCCACGCCTACATCGATGCGATGACCTCCGCCGCTGAATCGACCCACATGTTCTCCGGCCGGCCTCACCTGGGAGTCGCGCTGACGTCGGTGCTCAATGAGACGCTCGGGCTCCTAGAGGACCGGGGGCGGCAGACGGGCCTCGTCTTCGCAGACCTCGACGGTACGACCCAGCGGGCCCAGGACTGGGGCTATGCCCAGGTGAGGATGGCGGGCTCGCCGCTGAGGGAGTTGCCCACGTGGCATCCTGCGGACGCGTGGGGAGGCGTGGGCGCGGCAACGGGAGCCTTGGCCGTCTGCATGGCGTCACGAAGTTTCGCGCGGGGTCATGCACCGGCGTCCGGAATCCTGGCGTGGCTCTGGGGGTGGGCGGGGGAGCGGGCCGCGCTTCACATGCGGGCGCCCATGACACAGTGA
- a CDS encoding DUF4150 domain-containing protein has product MPINTGVNKRSVVTKDSGGVTTAFPDLCKTPSPAGPVPIPYPNVAKSSDTAKGTKRVSVAGNPVCVKDSNFGTSSGDEAGTAGGGVVSSKTQGKAEFVNFSFDVKFEGKNVARAFDLMLHNDKNTPPFPVIQGPIIAMGGGDAKPKCLCCEEDI; this is encoded by the coding sequence ATGCCCATCAACACCGGTGTCAACAAGAGGTCTGTGGTCACCAAGGACAGCGGTGGCGTCACCACCGCATTCCCGGACCTTTGCAAGACTCCCAGCCCAGCCGGGCCCGTCCCCATTCCTTATCCCAATGTGGCGAAATCCTCGGACACCGCGAAGGGCACCAAGAGGGTATCCGTGGCAGGCAACCCAGTGTGCGTGAAGGACTCGAACTTCGGCACCAGCTCGGGTGATGAGGCGGGCACGGCAGGGGGCGGTGTCGTCTCGAGCAAGACCCAGGGCAAGGCCGAGTTCGTCAACTTCTCCTTTGACGTGAAGTTCGAGGGCAAGAACGTCGCGCGAGCCTTCGATCTAATGCTTCACAACGACAAGAACACGCCTCCATTCCCTGTCATCCAGGGGCCCATCATCGCCATGGGCGGTGGTGACGCGAAGCCCAAGTGCCTCTGCTGCGAAGAGGACATCTAG
- a CDS encoding HEAT repeat domain-containing protein — protein MSHSEERDARSTEELIQAALAGDEDDEGAWEAIWTLRRRGTRTELDAALQLLGSPSARARGCGVDILAQLGAAQPTFSAERGDALLDLLRREQEPAVLCSIGVALGHLREPRALSVLLDLANHPSAEARYGATHGLSVLESPEALAVLIRLSADQDRDVRDWATFSLGSLREDLDTPELRDALAARLHEEDSETFGEALVGLATRKDPRAVEPARAALGGGRVTVYVLEAASALGEPSFYPLLIALRDSRAPADEHFRSVLDEVIAQFERGTQT, from the coding sequence ATGAGTCATTCAGAGGAACGTGACGCGCGCAGCACCGAGGAACTCATCCAGGCGGCCCTCGCGGGGGACGAGGATGATGAGGGAGCCTGGGAGGCCATCTGGACGCTGCGCCGGCGGGGAACGCGCACCGAGCTGGATGCTGCGCTCCAGTTGTTGGGCTCTCCCTCTGCTCGCGCGAGGGGGTGCGGGGTAGACATCCTGGCCCAATTGGGAGCGGCGCAGCCCACGTTCTCGGCAGAGCGGGGCGATGCCCTGTTGGACCTCCTGCGCCGGGAACAGGAGCCTGCGGTTCTCTGCTCGATAGGCGTTGCACTGGGGCATCTCAGGGAGCCCCGTGCGCTGTCTGTCCTTCTTGATCTGGCGAATCACCCCTCGGCCGAGGCTCGCTATGGCGCGACGCATGGCCTGTCCGTCTTGGAATCTCCCGAAGCGCTCGCGGTCCTCATCCGGCTCTCGGCCGATCAGGACCGCGACGTCCGGGACTGGGCGACCTTCAGCCTGGGTTCGCTTCGGGAGGACCTCGACACGCCGGAGCTGCGGGATGCGCTCGCGGCGCGCCTTCACGAGGAGGATTCAGAAACCTTCGGAGAGGCTCTCGTGGGCCTGGCGACTCGCAAGGACCCTCGTGCGGTCGAACCTGCACGCGCTGCGCTCGGTGGGGGCCGGGTGACGGTCTATGTGCTCGAGGCTGCCTCGGCGCTTGGCGAGCCGAGCTTCTATCCCTTGCTGATTGCCCTTCGCGATTCACGAGCGCCAGCGGATGAACACTTCCGGAGCGTTCTGGATGAAGTCATTGCCCAGTTCGAGCGAGGAACACAGACCTGA
- a CDS encoding metallophosphoesterase encodes MRILSLETTPFLEWRYLNAAPRGGTRVERLPLLRGWVDALPPGVEAVLATSDLQGMATSAHHDGAATLLGEFLADEVAMQGAAGELPLASNTGVLLAGDLYSNDLADKRGASGDVRSVWNAFTESFRWVAGVAGNHDMFGEPGGFERFRHKSRAHVLDGDLAELDGLRVGGVSYIIGRPDKTNRREQSAQLERIESVLLQEPQVLVLHEGPDAPEQSLPGNAFIREAVAPWNDLLIICGHSHWDVPLVPLPGGVQVLNVDARAVLLQPIASKST; translated from the coding sequence ATGCGAATCCTTTCTTTGGAGACCACGCCATTCTTGGAATGGCGCTACCTGAACGCCGCGCCCCGTGGAGGCACTCGGGTGGAGCGGCTTCCCTTGTTGCGAGGCTGGGTGGACGCCCTCCCTCCGGGAGTGGAGGCTGTGCTCGCCACCTCGGACCTCCAGGGGATGGCGACCAGCGCACACCACGACGGCGCCGCAACGCTGCTGGGAGAGTTCCTCGCCGATGAGGTGGCAATGCAGGGTGCGGCCGGAGAACTCCCGCTCGCGAGCAACACCGGAGTCCTTCTCGCGGGCGACCTGTACTCCAATGACCTGGCAGACAAGCGCGGCGCCAGCGGGGACGTGCGCTCGGTCTGGAATGCCTTCACGGAGTCCTTCCGCTGGGTGGCCGGGGTGGCAGGCAACCACGACATGTTCGGCGAGCCGGGTGGCTTCGAGCGTTTCCGCCACAAGTCACGCGCCCACGTGTTGGACGGAGACCTCGCGGAATTGGATGGGCTTCGCGTGGGCGGCGTGAGCTACATCATTGGGAGACCGGACAAGACCAACCGCCGCGAGCAGTCCGCCCAACTGGAGCGCATTGAGTCCGTGCTGCTCCAGGAGCCCCAGGTGCTCGTCCTCCACGAAGGACCGGACGCGCCCGAGCAGTCACTCCCAGGGAACGCGTTCATCCGCGAAGCAGTGGCGCCCTGGAACGACCTGCTCATCATCTGCGGGCACAGCCACTGGGACGTCCCGCTCGTCCCCCTGCCCGGCGGCGTCCAGGTGCTCAACGTGGACGCGAGAGCAGTGCTGCTCCAGCCCATCGCCAGCAAGAGCACGTGA
- the mrpC gene encoding Crp/Fnr family transcriptional regulator MrpC: MHGFNRPLGPIGSNVVAPLQATSSGMMVTANKLVPGQEAIDFKGYFKVESFPHNSTIYRPGDNTDRVYLLKSGRVRLMRIGKNGTRSVVSILRPGDLFGELFRPEGTPIEEMAIAAGEAEVWSIEGRDFRAQLEARPALAVDVVRAYAERVRALRKRVLGLTFKEVPARLADTLLTLVEAHGERCPHGGETDLRGITQQDLADLVGASRSFVSTLINEMKREGVLGNVGRILCVRDQKALRKIASKEK; this comes from the coding sequence ATGCACGGATTCAACCGCCCTCTGGGCCCCATCGGTTCCAATGTCGTGGCGCCGCTGCAAGCGACCAGCTCCGGGATGATGGTGACCGCGAACAAGCTGGTTCCCGGTCAGGAGGCCATCGACTTCAAGGGGTACTTCAAGGTCGAGTCGTTCCCGCACAACTCGACCATCTACCGGCCCGGCGACAACACGGACCGCGTCTACCTGCTGAAGTCCGGCCGCGTGCGCCTGATGCGCATCGGGAAGAATGGCACCCGCTCGGTGGTGTCCATCCTTCGCCCGGGTGACCTGTTCGGCGAGCTGTTCCGCCCCGAGGGCACGCCCATCGAGGAGATGGCCATCGCCGCGGGTGAGGCCGAGGTCTGGAGCATCGAGGGCCGCGACTTCCGCGCGCAGCTCGAGGCCCGCCCCGCCCTCGCGGTGGACGTGGTCCGCGCCTACGCCGAGCGCGTGCGTGCCCTGCGCAAGCGCGTGCTGGGCCTGACCTTCAAGGAAGTGCCCGCGCGGCTGGCGGACACGCTCCTCACGCTGGTGGAAGCCCACGGCGAGCGCTGCCCGCACGGCGGCGAGACGGACCTGCGCGGCATCACCCAGCAAGACCTCGCGGACCTGGTGGGCGCCTCGCGCTCGTTCGTGTCCACGCTCATCAACGAGATGAAGCGCGAGGGCGTGCTGGGCAACGTGGGCCGCATCCTCTGCGTGCGCGACCAGAAGGCGCTGCGGAAGATCGCCTCGAAGGAGAAGTAG
- a CDS encoding sigma-54-dependent Fis family transcriptional regulator, producing METLLIVDDDVSLLETLTMHFEDIEQDGQPRYQVVTATSASAGLTAAQECLPSVVILDMMLPDRTGLEIIEEMKGLCGDARIILVTAYHDMETTIRAMKAGAFDYIHKPFPDPAALDLVVERALEYRQLSRRADEVNRENAAVRLGDIVGTSGSMQQLVKQIGKVTSSAATVLITGESGTGKELIARVIHNYSYDEARPFIGINCSAIVDTLLESELFGHEKGAFTGATAGKPGKFEVAEEGTVFLDEIGDMSLMLQSKLLRVLQEREFERVGGVKRIKLRARVIAATHRTLAEEVEQNRFREDLYQRLKVITLQIPPLRERREDIPLLVKHLLERINEKVHKRVTRVPTEVMERLTLLPWRGNVRELENVLTRAVVLAPGDVLRGDDLPTLEPTTPPEPGRLAAPMFAAPAVDDVSLIPTLEEAERQLIARAMAVTKGHKGRTCQILGISRPTLERKLQKYGLAQSQGPQVPPSP from the coding sequence ATGGAGACCCTCCTCATCGTCGACGACGACGTCTCACTGCTCGAAACCCTCACGATGCATTTCGAGGACATCGAGCAGGACGGGCAGCCGCGCTATCAGGTCGTCACGGCAACCAGCGCGTCGGCGGGGCTGACGGCCGCGCAGGAGTGCCTGCCCAGCGTGGTCATCCTCGACATGATGCTCCCGGACCGCACGGGCCTGGAGATCATCGAGGAGATGAAAGGCCTGTGCGGCGACGCGCGCATCATCCTCGTCACCGCCTACCACGACATGGAGACGACCATCCGGGCCATGAAGGCCGGTGCGTTCGACTACATCCACAAGCCGTTCCCGGACCCCGCCGCGCTCGACCTCGTGGTGGAGCGCGCGCTGGAGTACCGGCAGCTCTCGCGCCGCGCGGATGAGGTCAACCGCGAGAACGCCGCCGTGCGCCTGGGCGACATCGTCGGCACCAGCGGCTCCATGCAGCAGCTCGTCAAACAGATTGGCAAGGTGACGAGCAGCGCCGCCACGGTGCTGATTACCGGCGAGAGCGGCACCGGCAAGGAGCTCATCGCACGCGTCATCCACAACTACTCCTACGACGAGGCGCGGCCGTTCATCGGCATCAACTGCTCGGCCATCGTGGACACGCTGCTGGAGAGCGAGCTGTTCGGCCACGAGAAGGGCGCCTTCACCGGCGCCACCGCCGGCAAGCCCGGCAAGTTCGAGGTGGCCGAGGAAGGCACCGTCTTCCTCGACGAGATTGGAGACATGTCGCTCATGCTCCAGTCCAAGCTGCTGCGCGTCCTCCAGGAGCGCGAGTTCGAGCGCGTGGGCGGCGTCAAACGCATCAAGCTGCGCGCGCGCGTCATCGCCGCCACGCACCGCACGCTCGCCGAAGAGGTGGAGCAGAACCGCTTCCGCGAGGACCTCTATCAACGCCTCAAGGTCATCACCCTCCAGATTCCGCCCTTGCGCGAGCGGCGCGAGGACATCCCCCTCCTGGTGAAGCACCTGCTCGAGCGCATCAACGAGAAGGTGCACAAGCGCGTCACCCGCGTGCCCACCGAGGTCATGGAGCGCCTCACCCTGCTGCCCTGGCGCGGCAACGTGCGCGAGCTGGAGAACGTGCTCACCCGCGCCGTGGTGCTCGCTCCCGGCGACGTCCTGCGCGGCGACGACCTGCCCACGCTGGAGCCCACCACCCCGCCCGAGCCCGGCCGCCTCGCGGCCCCCATGTTCGCCGCCCCCGCCGTGGATGATGTGAGCCTGATCCCCACGCTGGAAGAGGCGGAACGACAGCTCATCGCCCGCGCGATGGCCGTCACCAAGGGCCACAAGGGTCGCACCTGCCAGATTCTTGGAATCAGTCGCCCCACCCTGGAGCGCAAGCTGCAGAAGTACGGCCTTGCACAGAGCCAGGGGCCCCAGGTGCCGCCGTCCCCCTGA